A window of the Isosphaera pallida ATCC 43644 genome harbors these coding sequences:
- a CDS encoding HEAT repeat domain-containing protein has protein sequence MDSRSRVRCLAALLLGAAWLVGDGPACSTARADVVELKSGGVIEGVRLEAFEDDSVVVVQTLKSKTPLKLPRDLVKRIVPRPHVLEDYPVLLEKAGEDAMRHFELGLWCEARGAMGLAEVHWNRAIEIDPNLVDAHKKLGHVEIQGQWMNRDEALAAEGYVKHKGRWISPEEKERLETINRDATRLHAWTQQVQALNRELMSGDPARSRSAERAILTIKDPLAVDALKNVLSRGNAEQRRIYYEALGNQDGPTATKALLDAVYAEAEEHLWNLVFERLAARSRDDPGLVKALRAGLRSKDQGVRNRAARGLGRLRAESAVPDLIDALISVERRTIMTQEPVPAGSAGGVAGLPGGFAVVSPVVAAGPNGGQRPSVADQVGRVTTFGQVGYAVGPGMVVPFPMPATFGLGVQAAPPRTQPALRVVQLNTSHPEVLNALKTITGRDFGFNQAAWKQWLQLEYKPTPLTGRVVPEP, from the coding sequence ATGGACTCGCGATCTCGCGTCCGGTGCCTGGCGGCGTTGTTGTTGGGTGCAGCGTGGTTGGTGGGGGACGGGCCTGCTTGCTCTACGGCACGAGCCGACGTGGTGGAACTCAAAAGCGGCGGGGTGATCGAGGGGGTTCGCCTGGAGGCGTTCGAGGATGACTCGGTGGTCGTGGTGCAAACGCTCAAGTCCAAGACGCCCCTCAAGCTGCCTCGGGATTTGGTCAAGCGGATTGTTCCACGTCCTCATGTGCTGGAAGACTATCCCGTCCTCTTGGAAAAGGCTGGGGAGGACGCCATGCGCCATTTCGAGCTGGGTCTTTGGTGTGAGGCGCGAGGCGCGATGGGACTAGCCGAGGTGCACTGGAACCGCGCGATCGAGATCGACCCAAATCTGGTTGACGCCCACAAAAAGTTAGGACATGTCGAAATTCAGGGTCAGTGGATGAATCGGGACGAGGCATTGGCAGCCGAGGGATACGTCAAGCACAAAGGCCGATGGATTTCCCCCGAGGAGAAGGAACGGTTGGAGACAATTAACCGGGACGCGACCCGCTTGCACGCCTGGACTCAACAGGTGCAGGCGTTGAACCGGGAGCTGATGAGTGGCGATCCGGCGCGTTCCCGTTCGGCCGAGCGGGCGATCCTGACCATCAAAGATCCCCTAGCGGTTGACGCGCTCAAGAACGTCTTGAGTCGAGGAAATGCCGAGCAACGGCGGATTTACTACGAGGCGTTGGGCAATCAGGATGGTCCTACCGCCACCAAGGCATTGCTGGACGCAGTTTACGCCGAGGCGGAGGAGCATCTCTGGAACTTGGTCTTCGAACGACTGGCGGCGCGAAGCCGCGACGATCCTGGCTTGGTCAAAGCGCTTCGGGCGGGGCTTCGTTCCAAGGATCAAGGGGTTCGCAACCGGGCTGCGCGGGGATTGGGTCGTCTGAGGGCGGAGTCGGCCGTGCCGGACTTGATCGACGCCTTGATCTCGGTGGAACGGCGAACGATCATGACGCAGGAGCCGGTACCGGCGGGGTCGGCTGGTGGCGTGGCGGGGTTGCCCGGGGGCTTCGCGGTGGTTTCCCCCGTGGTCGCGGCGGGTCCCAACGGCGGCCAACGTCCTTCAGTAGCCGATCAGGTAGGTCGGGTGACCACCTTCGGTCAAGTCGGCTACGCGGTAGGTCCTGGCATGGTGGTCCCCTTCCCGATGCCGGCCACCTTCGGTCTCGGGGTGCAGGCTGCTCCGCCTCGCACCCAACCAGCGCTGAGGGTGGTTCAACTCAACACCTCCCACCCCGAAGTCCTCAATGCGCTCAAGACGATCACCGGGCGCGACTTCGGCTTCAACCAGGCCGCTTGGAAACAGTGGCTCCAGTTAGAATACAAGCCCACCCCGCTCACGGGTCGCGTGGTTCCCGAACCCTGA